In a genomic window of Vulpes lagopus strain Blue_001 chromosome 13, ASM1834538v1, whole genome shotgun sequence:
- the LOC121474931 gene encoding meiotic nuclear division protein 1 homolog, producing the protein MMEIFFETKDVFQLKDMEKIAPKEKGITAMSVKEVLQSLVDDGMVDCERIGTSNYYWAFPSKALHSRKRKLEVLESQSYSKMDGKAQRDRKYN; encoded by the coding sequence atgatggaaatattttttgagacGAAAGATGTGTTTCAGTTAAAAGACATGGAGAAGATTGCTCCCAAAGAGAAAGGCATTACCGCTATGTCAGTGAAAGAAGTCCTTCAGAGCTTAGTTGATGATGGTATGGTTGACTGTGAAAGGATTGGAACATCTAATTATTACTGGGCTTTTCCAAGTAAAGCTCTTCATTCGAGGAAACGCAAGTTGGAGGTTCTGGAATCTCAGAGTTACAGCAAGATGGAtgggaaggcacagagagatcGCAAATACAATTGA